From the genome of Niabella agricola, one region includes:
- a CDS encoding Crp/Fnr family transcriptional regulator, with product MHDVFENYLSSTGRLSAGEIDFSKQFFKPIRLKKGDFFIREDEFCRHIGFIAGGAVKAYAIDKEGRENITCFKFENEFVTSFPEFVAQQKSRRSISAVEDSVIYRINYPDYQYLLAQVTAWNEVIKSVMEQEYNQKERYLLNYNNRSAVDKYRHVLSDEPILIQRISTQDLASYLGITQRSLTRAKGQIHRPNGL from the coding sequence ATGCATGATGTATTTGAGAACTACCTATCCTCAACAGGACGATTATCAGCCGGGGAAATCGATTTTTCGAAGCAATTCTTCAAACCGATCCGCTTAAAAAAAGGTGATTTTTTTATCCGTGAAGATGAATTCTGCCGTCATATTGGATTTATCGCCGGCGGTGCTGTAAAAGCATATGCTATCGACAAAGAAGGAAGAGAAAATATAACCTGCTTCAAATTTGAAAATGAATTTGTCACCTCGTTTCCGGAGTTTGTGGCGCAGCAAAAATCCAGGAGAAGTATCAGCGCTGTAGAAGATAGTGTCATCTATAGGATAAACTACCCGGACTATCAGTATCTGCTTGCTCAGGTGACCGCCTGGAACGAAGTTATAAAGTCGGTGATGGAGCAGGAGTATAACCAAAAGGAACGGTATCTGCTGAATTACAATAACAGGTCGGCTGTGGATAAATACCGTCATGTTCTGTCTGACGAACCGATACTCATTCAGCGCATATCGACGCAGGATCTGGCATCATACCTGGGCATCACGCAGCGATCGCTTACGCGGGCAAAAGGACAAATACACAGACCCAACGGATTATAG